A single region of the Silene latifolia isolate original U9 population chromosome 8, ASM4854445v1, whole genome shotgun sequence genome encodes:
- the LOC141595052 gene encoding uncharacterized protein LOC141595052 — protein MVDFETGLRFTDKKEFIDAVQNYKILNGYAIKTYKSDKNRIGAHCTGKWCKWRVWASWKCGEKTFQIKSVPSPHTCLPFDFNEKSRLVTSRWLCKRYFEKLRVCPSWKLKEFRDYVKADINIEQTMTLCMRAKQEALNLIVGDYKEQFGKLRDYAFELLRTNKGSTFKIETEKATPDGPSVFNGIYVCLDSLKKGMLESYRKVICVDGCILKGTWNCQILVAVGRDANNQMYPFA, from the coding sequence ATGGTCGATTTTGAGACGGGGTTGCGGTTTACTGATAAGAAAGAGTTCATTGATGCGGTGcaaaattataaaattttaaatGGCTATGCAATAAAGACATATAAGAGTGATAAGAATAGGATTGGAGCTCATTGTACTGGCAAATGGTGTAAATGGAGAGTATGGGCATCATGGAAATGTGGAGAGAAAACTTTTCAGATCAAATCAGTCCCTTCCCCTCATACTTGTTTACCatttgattttaatgaaaagTCGAGATTAGTAACTTCAAGGTGGTTGTGCAAACGGTACTTCGAAAAGTTACGAGTTTGTCCAAGTTGGAAATTAAAAGAGTTTAGAGATTATGTTAAAGCGGATATTAACATCGAACAAACTATGACATTATGTATGCGTGCAAAACAAGAAGCTTTAAACTTGATTGTTGGCGATTACAAAGAACAATTTGGAAAGCTTAGAGACTATGCATTTGAATTATTGAGAACCAATAAAGGGAGTACCTTCAAAATTGAGACGGAGAAAGCTACCCCTGATGGGCCTTCAGTTTTCAATGGGATATATGTGTGTTTAGATAGTTTAAAGAAGGGCATGTTGGAATCTTATCGGAAAGTTATCTGTGTTGATGGCTGCATTCTAAAAGGGACATGGAATTGTCAAATTTTGGTGGCTGTTGGAAGAGATGCCAACAATCAGATGTATCCATTTGCTTGA
- the LOC141595051 gene encoding uncharacterized protein LOC141595051: MKGADWETYHPPPDSNWNWRNICKIKDRLAGGYQGNCWVASTGGYSISSGYQWLQVVHPPVPWYRSVWDIWVLPKQAFVGWLIHRNALNTRSKLYKLGLVTTATCVICEMGEETHDHLFRDCVYASRIFAGLEQWLQLKINDPSVSYSKLQMRVCRVVKSAVWYAIWMERNSARLELSICRPERLVQQVQRQVHGRLILKLRNCTMPSDCELYVEHFTSNFGLDDCDGENSKECGQEYDGMEYRGSDD; this comes from the exons ATGAAAGGGGCTGATTGGGAAACATATCATCCTCCTCCTGATtctaattggaattggaggaacatTTGCAAGATCAAAGATAGGTTAGCTGGTGGTTATCAGGGTAACTGCTGGGTTGCATCTACTGGTGGTTACTCTATTAGTTCAGGATATCAATGGTTACAGGTTGTGCACCCACCTGTCCCATGGTATCGGTCTGTCTGGGATATTTGGGTTCTCCCTAAGCAAGCTTTTGTTGGTTGGCTTATTCATAGGAATGCTTTAAACACAAGATCTAAACTGTATAAGCTAGGCCTGGTTACTACTGCTACTTGTGTCATTTGTGAGATGGGGGAGGAGACACATGATCACCTATTCAGGGACTGTGTCTATGCTTCCAGAATTTTTGCAGGGTTAGAACAGTGGCTACAGTTGAAGATCAATGATCCGTCTGTTTCTTATTCTAAGTTGCAGATGAGGGTATGTAGAGTAGTTAAAAGTGCAGTCTGGTATGCTATTTGGATGGAAAGGAATTCTGCTCGGTTGGAATTATCTATTTGCAGGCCTGAAAGATTGGTTCAGCAGGTTCAGAGGCAAGTTCATGGAAGGCTAATTCTGAAACTTAGGAATTGTACTATGCCTAGTGATTGTG AATTATATGTTGAACATTTTACAAGTAATTTTGGTTTGGATGATTGTGATGGTGAGAACTCTAAAGAGTGTGGTCAAGAGTATGATGGGATGGAATATAGAGGGTCCGATGACTAA